In a single window of the Pseudomonas sp. B21-015 genome:
- a CDS encoding phage major tail tube protein, with product MAGFSAHRIANAAIYLDGASFFGRAEEIDLGSIKTVTSDFQGLGMVGLIELPDGVDKLEGKITWNSLYYDAAVKLVTPFKSVQLQCRSNVQVFNNGGLVNEIALVTMMTITGKEYQLGSHKPRDPTKYETPFSATYVRQVIDGQEVVLLDYLANIFRVGGEDQLAKYRQNIGQA from the coding sequence ATGGCAGGCTTTAGTGCACACCGCATTGCCAACGCCGCCATCTATCTGGATGGCGCAAGCTTCTTCGGCCGGGCCGAAGAGATCGATCTGGGCTCAATCAAAACCGTAACCAGTGACTTCCAGGGATTGGGCATGGTTGGCCTGATCGAACTGCCTGATGGAGTCGATAAGCTGGAAGGCAAAATCACCTGGAACAGTCTGTACTACGACGCGGCCGTCAAACTGGTCACGCCATTCAAAAGCGTTCAGTTGCAATGCCGCTCCAACGTCCAGGTCTTCAACAACGGCGGCTTGGTGAACGAAATCGCGTTGGTGACCATGATGACCATTACCGGCAAGGAATATCAGCTGGGCAGTCACAAGCCGCGAGATCCGACCAAGTACGAAACGCCATTCTCAGCGACGTATGTGCGGCAGGTGATTGATGGACAGGAGGTGGTTCTGCTGGATTACCTGGCCAACATTTTCCGCGTCGGCGGTGAGGATCAGTTGGCTAAGTACAGGCAGAACATTGGGCAAGCGTAA
- a CDS encoding phage tail assembly protein — protein MAEAISLTLKFPFKSASGEMISKLPIKRLKRKDISAAQAVTKDEGALEDMLVAKMLGITLEDLGEFDIADSKSATEVLREMSNGGDLAAVLGRGTVARTEDAAV, from the coding sequence ATGGCCGAAGCAATCAGCTTGACCCTCAAATTCCCTTTCAAGAGTGCCAGCGGCGAGATGATCTCGAAGCTGCCTATCAAGCGCCTCAAACGCAAAGACATCAGCGCCGCGCAGGCCGTAACCAAAGACGAAGGCGCGCTGGAAGACATGCTGGTGGCCAAGATGCTGGGCATCACCCTGGAGGACCTCGGTGAGTTCGATATCGCTGACTCTAAGTCAGCCACCGAGGTGTTGCGGGAAATGTCCAATGGAGGAGACCTTGCTGCAGTCTTGGGACGAGGCACTGTTGCTCGTACTGAGGATGCAGCCGTCTGA
- a CDS encoding phage tail tape measure protein codes for MANEVLVGLKIGAAVSGSLSAAFGSAKSTVQQLGRATDGLTAKQKLIGTELATSIARGGTGIERMRRQYDQVGRTIDQLKVKQERLNTSIARGETLKNKRGELRGQTMETAGTTAVLGAPIVQSMRTAIDFKDQTNDIAITGGFDAAEEEQLSKVMRGSALKWNQTQADVAKGTAVLIAGGISSAKELAAYAPVMSKTATATRASMDDLGSVAIALNDNLGIGAAGLERSMNMLAFAGKSGQFELADMAKWLPQLTPQFAALGVTGERAVAEIGASLQIARRGAGSNDEAANNFKNFLSKLTAKDTLKSFEGAGIDLTTSMKNLVGKGLTPVQAMLEVITQYVGSKGPEAAGKFQKAMAIKDDEERQIALNRLNEAYKLGELFADQQVLSFVRPAMANRKDLASIQKGSMDAADKGGLDTDWKRRMESPKEQLKLLNTNLADIGLTVGSFLIPALVDVTQAVIPVMQSFATWAGENPRIIKGVVGMVGGLLLGKLAFIGIAYGINLVMSPFVALTTTVTTLSSKWTLLRGLWQMGKFAPLISGLSRIGAGLLTVARYSGVFLRGVTMALGAPLMMVARGGLFLGKILGSTLLFGLKLAGQAVLWLGRALMMNPIGLLITGIALAAYLIYRYWEPIKGFFSSLWTEIKTGFSGGLSGIVALMANFSPVGLFYRAFAAVMSYFGVELPGKFSEFGGMIVTGLVNGISNMASALKDSVIGIGSSVKGWFTETLGIQSPSRVFIGYGANISEGAAIGISAQSGLVRKAALGMAAQSGVDLAPPNPADVSRASTIGSVGGAAGGMAPGMGAGPSFTFSPQITVPGGADIQQQVQQGLQAGYVEWMRMMERYMHDKRRRSYGPSDEGAI; via the coding sequence ATGGCTAATGAAGTTCTGGTTGGACTAAAGATCGGAGCCGCTGTTTCAGGCAGCCTGAGTGCTGCATTCGGTTCGGCCAAGTCGACCGTGCAGCAGCTTGGTCGTGCCACTGATGGATTGACGGCCAAACAGAAACTCATCGGCACCGAGCTTGCAACGTCCATAGCTCGCGGTGGTACCGGCATCGAGCGCATGCGTCGGCAGTACGACCAGGTCGGCCGTACGATTGATCAACTCAAGGTCAAGCAAGAGCGCCTCAACACCAGTATCGCCAGGGGCGAAACCCTCAAAAATAAACGTGGCGAGTTGCGTGGCCAGACCATGGAAACTGCCGGTACAACAGCTGTATTGGGCGCACCAATTGTCCAGTCGATGCGCACTGCTATCGACTTCAAAGACCAGACAAACGACATCGCCATTACGGGTGGCTTTGATGCTGCTGAAGAAGAGCAGCTCAGCAAGGTAATGCGTGGCTCGGCGCTGAAGTGGAATCAGACCCAAGCGGATGTGGCTAAAGGCACCGCGGTACTGATTGCGGGCGGGATCTCCAGTGCCAAGGAGTTGGCCGCCTATGCTCCCGTGATGTCCAAAACTGCTACAGCTACCCGGGCCAGCATGGACGATCTCGGTTCGGTGGCCATCGCACTGAATGACAACCTCGGTATCGGCGCTGCTGGGCTTGAACGCTCAATGAACATGCTGGCGTTCGCTGGCAAAAGTGGCCAGTTTGAATTGGCGGACATGGCCAAATGGTTGCCGCAGTTAACACCTCAGTTTGCAGCTTTGGGTGTCACCGGTGAGCGCGCCGTCGCTGAGATCGGGGCATCTTTGCAGATCGCCCGCCGTGGTGCCGGCAGCAACGACGAAGCTGCTAACAACTTCAAAAATTTCCTATCCAAACTTACCGCGAAGGACACCCTGAAGTCCTTTGAAGGCGCAGGGATCGACCTCACTACGTCGATGAAAAATCTCGTTGGAAAAGGTCTTACCCCGGTCCAGGCGATGCTGGAAGTCATCACCCAATATGTAGGAAGCAAGGGGCCGGAAGCTGCAGGCAAGTTCCAGAAAGCCATGGCCATCAAAGACGACGAGGAGCGCCAGATTGCCCTCAATCGTTTGAATGAAGCCTACAAGCTGGGCGAGTTGTTTGCGGATCAGCAAGTGCTGTCATTCGTTCGTCCGGCCATGGCGAACAGAAAGGATCTTGCCAGTATCCAAAAAGGCAGCATGGACGCAGCTGACAAAGGAGGGCTTGATACGGACTGGAAAAGGCGGATGGAGAGTCCTAAAGAGCAGTTAAAGTTACTGAATACCAACCTCGCCGATATTGGTTTAACAGTTGGTAGTTTTCTTATCCCAGCGCTCGTCGACGTAACGCAAGCCGTCATTCCAGTGATGCAATCATTCGCCACCTGGGCAGGTGAAAACCCCAGAATCATCAAGGGTGTCGTGGGCATGGTCGGTGGCCTATTACTTGGCAAGCTGGCCTTCATTGGCATCGCTTACGGCATCAACCTGGTGATGTCTCCCTTCGTGGCCCTGACCACCACCGTCACAACACTATCTTCAAAATGGACGTTGCTACGTGGGCTGTGGCAGATGGGCAAGTTCGCGCCACTGATCTCTGGTCTGTCCCGCATCGGCGCTGGCTTACTCACTGTTGCCAGGTACAGCGGCGTGTTCTTGCGCGGTGTAACCATGGCCCTGGGCGCCCCGTTGATGATGGTGGCGCGAGGCGGCTTGTTCCTGGGCAAGATCCTCGGTAGCACGTTGCTATTCGGGTTGAAACTTGCCGGGCAGGCCGTCCTCTGGCTCGGCAGGGCCTTGATGATGAACCCTATTGGCTTGCTGATCACCGGCATTGCACTGGCGGCGTACCTGATCTACCGCTACTGGGAACCCATCAAGGGATTCTTCAGCAGCCTTTGGACAGAGATCAAGACCGGTTTTAGTGGCGGGCTTTCAGGCATCGTCGCATTGATGGCCAACTTCTCACCGGTCGGTCTGTTCTACCGTGCGTTCGCTGCCGTGATGAGTTACTTCGGCGTCGAGCTGCCGGGCAAATTCAGCGAGTTCGGCGGCATGATTGTCACCGGCTTGGTCAACGGCATCAGCAACATGGCCAGCGCTTTGAAGGACAGCGTGATAGGCATCGGCTCATCGGTAAAAGGCTGGTTCACCGAGACACTTGGCATCCAGTCGCCAAGCCGGGTGTTCATAGGGTACGGCGCCAACATCAGCGAAGGCGCCGCCATCGGTATCAGCGCGCAGTCCGGCCTGGTTCGCAAAGCAGCGCTCGGTATGGCTGCACAATCGGGTGTGGATCTGGCGCCACCGAACCCGGCTGATGTCTCCAGGGCGAGCACGATAGGGAGTGTCGGAGGCGCCGCTGGCGGAATGGCTCCAGGCATGGGCGCGGGTCCAAGCTTCACTTTTTCACCTCAGATTACCGTACCCGGTGGGGCCGACATACAGCAGCAAGTTCAACAAGGATTGCAGGCTGGCTACGTGGAGTGGATGCGAATGATGGAGCGCTACATGCACGACAAGCGTCGTCGTAGCTATGGCCCCTCCGATGAGGGGGCTATCTGA
- a CDS encoding phage tail protein, whose product MFAILGDIEFTVAGGISGMEQSGSADWVEHARIQGKPLLEWIGEGLDQCNLTIELHPVLGDPEERLRALRLAKSKHEPLAFVMGSGEYLGAYVIKDISNNIRRSTATGQIKAATVQVSLAEYTGTFTRKVVRPGLLDSAVSGTPAATSGSPGLVSRLTPSPSTTQMVIGHAKTAGNMLKAGQNLYETIKSGNASMILGQVPQLLGITARAIEPLQGLATAAGLLDNGSDLARLGEDVLGNVMGARASLNPVDLGNIVDRFSASRDSLDQALTKMDGAGTRLAGLAAQVLTRRA is encoded by the coding sequence ATGTTTGCGATCCTGGGCGATATCGAATTCACCGTCGCGGGCGGCATCAGCGGCATGGAACAAAGTGGTTCGGCCGACTGGGTAGAACACGCGCGCATCCAGGGCAAACCGTTGTTGGAGTGGATCGGTGAAGGGTTGGATCAATGCAATCTGACCATTGAACTGCATCCAGTATTGGGTGACCCCGAAGAGCGTTTGCGGGCACTGCGCCTGGCCAAAAGCAAGCACGAACCGTTGGCCTTTGTGATGGGTAGCGGCGAGTACCTGGGCGCCTACGTCATCAAAGACATCAGCAATAACATTCGCCGCTCTACCGCAACTGGGCAGATCAAGGCGGCTACCGTACAGGTCAGCCTCGCTGAATACACGGGGACCTTTACGCGCAAAGTTGTACGACCGGGCTTACTCGACTCAGCCGTTAGCGGCACGCCAGCCGCCACCTCGGGGTCGCCTGGGCTTGTTTCCCGGCTGACCCCATCGCCTAGCACGACTCAGATGGTCATCGGCCATGCCAAGACAGCCGGCAACATGCTGAAAGCCGGACAAAACCTCTACGAGACGATCAAAAGCGGCAATGCGTCAATGATCCTGGGGCAGGTTCCGCAGTTGCTAGGCATAACGGCGCGGGCCATCGAACCCTTGCAAGGATTGGCCACGGCCGCAGGGTTGCTCGACAACGGCTCAGATCTGGCACGCCTGGGCGAGGATGTGCTGGGTAACGTCATGGGAGCCCGTGCCAGTTTGAACCCGGTCGACCTGGGCAACATCGTCGACCGATTCTCTGCATCGCGGGACTCCCTTGATCAGGCGCTCACCAAGATGGACGGCGCCGGTACCCGCTTGGCCGGCCTGGCCGCGCAAGTCTTGACCAGGAGGGCTTGA
- a CDS encoding tail protein X yields the protein MFILHVTTEGERWDQLAWRYYGDAHRYLLIVEANKHVPITAALPAGLTLAIPMLESVATTEDLPPWMR from the coding sequence ATGTTTATTCTCCATGTCACCACCGAAGGCGAGCGCTGGGATCAGTTGGCTTGGCGTTACTACGGTGACGCCCATCGGTATCTGCTCATCGTTGAAGCCAACAAGCATGTGCCGATTACCGCCGCGTTGCCTGCAGGATTGACCTTGGCCATCCCGATGCTGGAATCGGTGGCTACCACGGAGGATTTGCCGCCATGGATGCGATGA
- a CDS encoding phage late control D family protein: MDAMTPARVPEARFVLTYQQRNITRNISEHLLSLTYSDFLTGEADSLDVELEDTEGKWRDAWYPGHGDSLTLAIGWEGMSLRTVGRFEIDEIELNCPPSTINIRALATGINAALRTTEHHAYENTTLDAVAKQIATRQGLELVGSIEPIKLDRLTQQESDLTFLRNLAGEYDYAFKVTGNRLVFHAISELADGAPVATHVLQDLSNVRLRDQIRDVPKAIEVKHKDPAKKKLVAYKIENGETVAVPSSASKATTSGDTKKKRKRSASAEESKAKAKAELAKANRERTQGSWTAMGRPNLVSGNVVTLSAAGKLGGNYLITSSQHRMTRSGGYIVDKTLCRISATSISMTLENTKPDLALSTYGIQHEAVA; the protein is encoded by the coding sequence ATGGATGCGATGACTCCAGCACGGGTACCGGAAGCGCGCTTCGTACTGACTTATCAACAGCGCAACATCACCCGCAATATCAGCGAGCATTTGCTCTCACTGACTTACTCGGACTTTCTGACCGGCGAGGCCGACAGCCTGGATGTCGAACTGGAGGATACCGAGGGCAAATGGCGCGATGCCTGGTATCCAGGGCATGGCGACTCATTGACCTTGGCTATCGGCTGGGAGGGAATGTCGCTACGAACCGTTGGCCGTTTTGAGATCGACGAGATCGAACTGAACTGCCCGCCGTCGACAATCAATATCCGTGCGCTCGCTACCGGCATCAACGCCGCCTTGCGCACGACTGAGCATCACGCCTATGAAAACACCACGCTCGACGCGGTAGCCAAACAGATCGCCACCCGACAGGGGCTGGAGTTGGTCGGCAGCATCGAGCCGATCAAGCTGGATCGATTGACGCAACAAGAGTCCGATCTGACCTTCCTGCGCAACCTTGCCGGTGAGTATGACTACGCGTTCAAGGTCACCGGCAATCGGTTGGTCTTCCATGCCATCAGCGAACTGGCCGACGGTGCTCCGGTCGCCACGCACGTGCTCCAGGACCTATCGAACGTCAGGCTCCGCGATCAGATCAGGGACGTACCAAAGGCCATCGAGGTCAAGCACAAAGACCCAGCGAAGAAAAAACTGGTCGCCTACAAGATTGAAAATGGCGAGACCGTTGCTGTGCCCAGCAGTGCCAGTAAGGCCACGACCAGCGGTGACACCAAGAAAAAACGCAAACGCAGTGCATCGGCGGAGGAGTCCAAAGCAAAAGCCAAGGCCGAGCTGGCCAAAGCCAATCGCGAGCGCACCCAGGGTAGTTGGACAGCCATGGGACGGCCTAACCTGGTTAGCGGAAATGTGGTGACTTTGTCAGCGGCCGGCAAGTTGGGCGGCAACTACTTGATCACATCATCCCAACATCGAATGACCCGGAGTGGCGGCTATATCGTGGATAAAACGCTCTGCCGCATCTCCGCGACCTCGATCTCCATGACCCTGGAAAACACCAAGCCAGACCTGGCTCTGTCGACTTACGGCATCCAGCATGAAGCGGTGGCCTGA
- a CDS encoding phage baseplate assembly protein V encodes MGVELEYGDVSAVDYQTCRIRVRLDDRDGVESYWLNVPQRNTQGTQRRPLMPELGEQVAVLLDSDGVGGVYLGGVYSSAEPPPVVDEDTDYVRFSDGTVSTYDRAAGVMTLDCVGALLLKCGRNITVEAGEPVTVKAPSAILDVPQVTLNGNLQVNGNVNATGTVMDALGNSNHHSH; translated from the coding sequence ATGGGCGTTGAGCTGGAGTACGGGGACGTCAGCGCGGTGGATTACCAGACTTGTCGCATTCGGGTCAGGCTGGATGATCGGGACGGCGTCGAGAGCTACTGGCTCAACGTCCCGCAGCGCAACACACAGGGCACCCAGCGGCGACCGTTGATGCCCGAGCTAGGGGAGCAAGTCGCGGTGTTACTCGATTCTGATGGCGTTGGCGGTGTGTACCTGGGTGGGGTCTATTCATCAGCGGAGCCGCCGCCAGTAGTGGATGAGGATACGGATTATGTGCGGTTCAGCGATGGGACTGTTTCGACTTACGACCGTGCGGCCGGGGTGATGACGTTGGACTGCGTGGGGGCACTGCTTTTGAAGTGTGGCCGGAACATCACGGTTGAGGCGGGTGAGCCGGTGACGGTGAAGGCACCTTCAGCAATTTTGGATGTTCCACAGGTCACATTGAATGGAAATCTGCAGGTGAATGGAAATGTGAACGCAACAGGGACGGTGATGGATGCTCTTGGCAACTCAAACCATCATTCTCATTGA
- a CDS encoding HNH endonuclease: MDRKPKIDVRRQLRKEVGFGCPILGCGSPFLEWHHFDPPWRELNHHNPEGMIALCVEHHAQADGGAFTVDQLKKLKKPKEGTGHVEGRFNWMRNELLMVVGGSYFVETYEAIRYQGNPLIWLSRDDEGYLLLNVAETTVDGEPRFSMEESFWTVHGNQEDVECPPSGKMLSVKYPNGDSCSVKFLELTSEEALRKQYAEAPEELFQIKTPLTAVEVTFRAKSIGLDIGPKRTIVGGNSMEGCFAIRCRTGVVIS, encoded by the coding sequence ATGGATAGGAAACCCAAAATAGACGTGCGTAGGCAACTTCGTAAAGAAGTCGGCTTTGGCTGCCCTATACTCGGTTGCGGGAGCCCTTTTCTAGAGTGGCACCACTTTGATCCCCCTTGGCGTGAACTGAATCACCATAACCCTGAAGGGATGATTGCTTTGTGTGTTGAGCATCATGCTCAGGCAGACGGGGGAGCCTTTACCGTTGACCAGCTCAAAAAATTAAAGAAGCCAAAGGAGGGAACAGGACACGTTGAGGGAAGGTTCAACTGGATGAGAAACGAGTTGTTGATGGTCGTTGGTGGCAGTTATTTTGTGGAAACCTATGAGGCAATACGTTACCAAGGTAATCCGCTGATTTGGCTTAGTCGCGACGATGAAGGATATCTTCTCCTTAACGTCGCCGAAACAACCGTCGACGGTGAGCCAAGATTTTCAATGGAAGAGAGTTTCTGGACAGTTCACGGCAACCAAGAGGATGTTGAATGTCCGCCCTCCGGTAAAATGCTCTCCGTGAAATACCCTAATGGCGACTCCTGCTCTGTGAAGTTCTTGGAGTTGACCAGCGAGGAAGCACTCAGAAAGCAATATGCGGAGGCTCCTGAAGAGCTATTTCAAATCAAAACACCACTTACTGCCGTGGAGGTTACCTTTCGGGCGAAGAGCATTGGACTTGATATCGGTCCGAAGAGAACGATAGTGGGGGGAAACTCCATGGAAGGATGTTTTGCCATTCGTTGTCGAACTGGTGTCGTGATCTCTTGA
- a CDS encoding GPW/gp25 family protein, whose protein sequence is MTTPTPYTSITAAHWQPALGTSGEVVEGLRDIDQAIRIVLTTPKGSDAHRPEFGSDIHLYIDWPVNRVTPHLVREAVDAIRRWETRVSVVQVLVLIEDSRIILRVQWRVADGVTQLTEVPYARAA, encoded by the coding sequence ATGACGACGCCCACTCCCTACACCAGCATCACCGCTGCCCACTGGCAGCCCGCCCTCGGTACATCCGGCGAGGTAGTCGAGGGTCTGCGCGACATCGACCAGGCCATCCGCATCGTCCTGACCACACCCAAAGGCAGCGACGCCCATCGGCCGGAGTTTGGTAGCGACATTCATTTGTACATCGACTGGCCCGTCAATCGTGTGACCCCGCACCTGGTGCGTGAAGCGGTCGACGCCATCCGTCGCTGGGAAACCCGAGTCTCGGTCGTCCAGGTGCTGGTGCTCATTGAGGACTCGCGCATCATTTTGCGCGTGCAGTGGCGTGTTGCGGATGGTGTCACCCAGTTGACCGAGGTGCCCTATGCGCGAGCTGCCTAA
- a CDS encoding baseplate J/gp47 family protein, with protein MRELPKPVFIQIDPAATEADLIARYESKANKTLYPAQVERLYIDQIAYAVTRLQMGIQSAGEQLLVRFAKGPILDYLGELVATPRLLAVPARCPLRFSMPIVVQQPLLIRAGTRVSTQDAKLTFLTDQDAIIPAGQTQMNVPATCLIAGELGNGWAVGQISSIGNPPAAGLTATNTSITADGAEDEEDERYRERIILAPEAFSNAGSRGAYRYHALAVHQSIIDVAVHGPDEGQPDGHVALFPLTNTGLPSEDLLQQVKSRVSGEKLRPMCDTVHAYAPTEVIYQIKARITFYDTADRAEAMKAVEAAAEAYAVERRAGLGRDLVQEQLTALLQVNGVYRADLEFPSALRELIGNEWANCTSIQLEDAGVAYG; from the coding sequence ATGCGCGAGCTGCCTAAACCGGTATTCATCCAGATCGATCCGGCTGCCACTGAGGCGGATTTGATTGCTCGGTACGAGTCCAAGGCAAACAAAACCCTTTATCCAGCCCAAGTTGAGCGGCTGTATATCGACCAGATCGCCTACGCCGTGACCCGTCTGCAGATGGGTATTCAGAGCGCGGGTGAGCAGCTGTTGGTCCGGTTTGCGAAAGGGCCGATCCTCGACTATCTCGGTGAGTTGGTCGCCACTCCTAGGCTGTTGGCTGTTCCAGCGCGTTGCCCGCTTCGATTCAGCATGCCGATAGTGGTGCAGCAACCATTACTGATTCGGGCCGGAACTCGGGTCAGCACCCAAGACGCCAAGCTCACTTTTCTCACGGACCAAGACGCCATCATCCCGGCTGGCCAGACCCAGATGAACGTCCCAGCTACCTGTCTGATTGCTGGTGAGCTTGGCAACGGCTGGGCTGTTGGCCAGATCAGCAGCATTGGTAATCCGCCAGCAGCTGGCCTAACCGCGACAAATACCAGCATTACCGCTGATGGCGCCGAGGACGAAGAGGACGAGCGCTATCGCGAGCGGATCATCCTGGCACCTGAAGCCTTCAGCAATGCCGGTAGCCGTGGGGCCTATCGCTACCATGCTCTGGCAGTGCATCAGTCGATCATTGATGTCGCCGTACATGGACCGGACGAAGGGCAACCGGATGGCCACGTAGCACTGTTCCCGCTTACCAACACCGGATTGCCCTCGGAGGACCTGCTCCAGCAGGTCAAGAGCCGGGTCAGCGGTGAAAAGCTGCGTCCAATGTGCGACACCGTTCACGCCTATGCACCCACCGAAGTCATCTACCAGATCAAGGCACGCATCACCTTTTATGACACTGCAGATCGTGCTGAAGCCATGAAAGCGGTCGAGGCCGCAGCCGAGGCCTACGCCGTTGAACGGCGTGCGGGACTCGGTCGGGATCTGGTCCAGGAGCAACTGACCGCGCTGCTGCAGGTGAATGGCGTCTATCGGGCTGACCTGGAGTTCCCGAGCGCCCTACGTGAGCTGATCGGAAATGAGTGGGCCAACTGCACCTCAATCCAACTGGAAGATGCGGGTGTGGCTTATGGCTGA
- a CDS encoding phage tail protein: MADQQLPPALAGDERFALLCELLNETLDSLDINAMLVYLVDLVKPQLLPNLADQFSLLDEAAWLLAESEDAKRNLIKYSAQLHRYKGTPWAIREVIRLLGFGEVVLQEGLNNQVRDGSIIRDGNHVHGDPNAWPLYRVFLKRAITNDQAALLRRLLLSVAPARCRLVSLDYQSVAIRHNGFARRDGQFNHGSS, translated from the coding sequence ATGGCTGATCAACAGCTACCGCCAGCCCTGGCGGGTGACGAACGTTTCGCATTGCTGTGCGAACTGCTCAACGAGACCCTGGACAGTCTCGATATCAACGCGATGTTGGTGTACCTGGTCGACCTGGTGAAGCCCCAGTTACTGCCGAACCTGGCTGACCAATTTTCGCTCCTCGATGAGGCGGCTTGGTTGTTGGCTGAGTCAGAGGACGCCAAACGCAACCTGATCAAGTACTCAGCCCAACTCCATCGCTACAAGGGCACGCCTTGGGCAATTCGTGAGGTCATTCGCCTACTTGGCTTCGGAGAAGTGGTACTCCAGGAGGGCCTGAACAACCAGGTACGTGACGGCTCGATCATTCGGGACGGAAATCACGTTCATGGAGACCCCAACGCTTGGCCGCTCTATCGAGTTTTTCTCAAGCGCGCCATCACCAATGATCAGGCAGCGCTTTTGCGCCGCCTTCTACTTTCCGTCGCACCGGCTCGATGCCGCTTGGTGTCACTCGACTATCAGTCAGTCGCCATCCGGCATAACGGGTTTGCACGTCGTGACGGCCAATTCAACCATGGGAGCAGCTAA
- a CDS encoding phage tail protein codes for MADLPELNEWIEGIYQLETSDPVLGGPEGIDNLQGKQLASRTKWLKGVIDKIIDGTTSIGKAARLETARAVKFKGAATGSGDFDGSADIDITLALANSGVVAGTFDKVTVNAKGLVTGGSNTPVVAVSASRTLTSDELGLVLIDSSAAPLTIQLPPANSALGVCDVIVRRADNSGNRLVVKAGGTDKIKFHTHLRTEGYSFFVLMGAGDYWHLRSDGAGNWFPISRCDSTPLGRPVFETTTAFFPGGWGSINSWVYNRVEWPWLWDHAQQSGMLTTEAARVGMEGGWTSGDGVSTFRSPEARAEFFRVLDENRGVDVSRVAGSWATDLIRAHSHNIDSPSNPTGLGTGKIARGNRSDISGFPGSELYGGVETRPRSIAYPGRLKLI; via the coding sequence ATGGCCGATCTACCCGAATTAAATGAATGGATAGAGGGCATCTACCAGCTTGAGACGTCCGACCCCGTATTGGGTGGTCCTGAGGGTATCGACAACCTGCAAGGTAAGCAGCTGGCGAGTCGAACGAAGTGGCTCAAGGGGGTGATAGACAAGATCATAGATGGCACGACCTCCATCGGTAAGGCTGCTCGGCTAGAGACCGCCCGCGCCGTGAAATTCAAGGGCGCGGCTACCGGCAGCGGCGATTTTGATGGGAGTGCTGATATAGATATCACCCTGGCCTTGGCAAACAGCGGCGTGGTCGCTGGTACCTTTGACAAGGTGACTGTGAATGCAAAAGGTCTAGTAACAGGAGGCAGCAATACTCCTGTTGTCGCAGTTTCAGCGTCCAGAACGTTGACTTCTGACGAGCTGGGATTAGTTCTGATCGACTCAAGCGCAGCACCGTTAACCATTCAACTACCACCAGCTAACTCTGCGTTGGGTGTATGCGATGTGATTGTTCGCCGCGCCGACAATAGTGGTAATCGCCTGGTGGTGAAGGCCGGAGGCACTGACAAAATCAAATTCCATACCCATCTACGGACAGAAGGTTATTCGTTCTTTGTACTGATGGGCGCAGGGGATTACTGGCATCTACGCAGCGACGGGGCAGGAAACTGGTTCCCCATTTCCCGTTGCGATAGCACACCGCTAGGTCGACCCGTTTTTGAAACCACAACGGCATTTTTCCCCGGAGGATGGGGTTCAATTAATAGTTGGGTGTACAACCGCGTCGAATGGCCGTGGCTCTGGGATCACGCGCAACAGTCGGGAATGCTGACCACCGAAGCGGCTCGGGTCGGAATGGAGGGTGGGTGGACATCTGGAGACGGCGTTTCGACGTTTCGCAGCCCTGAAGCTCGGGCCGAGTTCTTTCGGGTGCTTGATGAAAACCGGGGGGTCGATGTCAGTCGTGTGGCTGGTTCATGGGCTACCGACCTGATCAGAGCTCACAGCCATAACATCGACTCGCCAAGCAACCCGACCGGTTTGGGCACAGGGAAAATTGCTCGGGGTAATCGTTCCGACATTTCCGGGTTTCCTGGATCGGAACTATATGGCGGCGTTGAAACTCGCCCACGCAGCATTGCCTATCCAGGTCGTTTGAAACTTATCTGA